From one Pseudomonas sp. S35 genomic stretch:
- a CDS encoding LysR family transcriptional regulator — protein sequence MSSPVISRSLFNRLRYKHLHMLVALSTSQNLHRASQALNMSQPAATRMLREIEDMFACDLFERLPRGMRPTALGQELIRFAESALSGLDRCAEDLMARQQGGYGYLSIGTIMGAAPDLVMDSIAQIKSLNPQLRIRIMGDTSDQVIQLLEQGRIDLAISRRNAATDSEHYSFEPLGNERLLVVVHAGHPLAQREQLSLAELVRDWPWILQPQTSPARIGIDQALQDLALPSPADIIECSSVYSMQQLIQLTDAVMVLSESALRDYLKMGLVVALPVALDVRLAPFGMLLRKGEGVSRELGLFMDLLRQKAAML from the coding sequence ATGAGTAGTCCCGTCATCTCCCGCAGCCTGTTCAACCGCCTGCGCTACAAGCATCTGCATATGCTGGTGGCGCTCAGTACCAGCCAGAACCTGCACCGTGCCTCGCAAGCGCTGAACATGTCACAGCCGGCGGCCACGCGCATGCTGCGCGAAATCGAAGACATGTTTGCCTGCGACCTGTTCGAACGCCTGCCACGGGGCATGCGGCCGACGGCGCTGGGCCAGGAGTTGATCCGTTTTGCCGAATCGGCCCTGAGCGGCCTGGACCGCTGCGCCGAGGATTTGATGGCGCGCCAGCAGGGCGGCTATGGCTACTTGTCCATCGGCACCATCATGGGCGCCGCGCCGGATCTGGTGATGGACTCGATCGCGCAGATCAAATCGCTCAACCCGCAACTGCGTATCCGCATCATGGGCGACACCAGCGACCAAGTGATCCAATTGCTTGAACAAGGGCGCATCGACTTGGCGATCTCCCGGCGCAACGCGGCCACCGACAGCGAGCATTACAGCTTCGAACCCTTGGGCAACGAACGCTTGCTGGTGGTGGTGCATGCAGGCCATCCATTGGCGCAGCGTGAGCAGCTATCGCTTGCCGAGTTGGTGCGTGACTGGCCGTGGATCCTGCAACCGCAGACCAGCCCGGCGCGTATCGGCATCGACCAGGCCCTGCAGGACCTGGCACTGCCCAGCCCGGCGGACATCATCGAATGCAGCTCGGTGTATTCGATGCAGCAGTTGATACAGCTGACCGACGCGGTGATGGTGCTGTCCGAAAGCGCGCTGCGCGATTACCTGAAAATGGGCTTGGTGGTGGCGCTGCCGGTGGCCCTGGATGTGCGCCTGGCACCTTTCGGCATGTTGTTGCGCAAGGGCGAGGGGGTGAGTCGGGAATTGGGCTTGTTTATGGACTTGCTGCGGCAGAAAGCGGCGATGCTCTAA
- a CDS encoding sigma-70 family RNA polymerase sigma factor: MNDAVVPTHAPELTLSSLYRDHRSWLESWLRRRLGNAWDAADLSQDTFLRVLASAQPIAQMQEPRAYLVTVGKRLLVNFHQRRSLEQAYLSALAHLPEACVPSPEQRWLMLETLQALDELLDGLPVLVRRAFLWSQLEGLGYREIAERLEVSERTVKRYMAQAYEHCLLVDL, encoded by the coding sequence ATGAATGATGCTGTTGTCCCGACGCACGCCCCTGAACTGACGCTGTCGAGCTTGTACCGTGACCATCGCAGCTGGCTGGAAAGCTGGCTGCGCCGGCGCCTGGGCAATGCCTGGGATGCGGCGGACCTGAGCCAGGACACGTTCCTGCGTGTACTCGCCAGTGCCCAGCCCATTGCGCAGATGCAGGAGCCACGGGCGTACCTGGTGACGGTGGGCAAGCGCCTGTTGGTCAACTTTCATCAGCGCCGCAGCCTGGAACAAGCGTATTTGAGCGCCCTGGCGCACTTGCCTGAAGCCTGCGTGCCGTCCCCCGAACAGCGCTGGCTTATGCTGGAAACCCTGCAAGCCCTGGACGAGTTGCTCGATGGTTTACCGGTGCTGGTGCGGCGGGCTTTTCTGTGGAGCCAACTGGAGGGCCTGGGCTATCGCGAGATTGCCGAGCGGCTGGAGGTTTCAGAGCGCACTGTAAAACGCTACATGGCCCAGGCCTACGAGCACTGCCTGCTGGTGGACCTGTGA
- a CDS encoding FecR domain-containing protein gives MSRDVARAAAQWLALLESGAATERDHAALQHWRDSHPQHEQTWQKAQSLRQRFSSLPQALAMASLDRPQPGRRAVLKRALGVAALVPTAWLISRQLPIEAWRADLHTATGERKRVPLADGASLQLNTATAVDVDLAQRRITLLDGELALTVPGTAAMTVHTRYGELRLSQAELCVRQLASGCLVSVLKGAVQVRDLNGQIATLQAGQQAPLKVSGLGAWVPFDVLQLGWRDGVLTAQNQPLGDFLRELERYRPGVLRWEPRLEAMRVTGSFRLDDTDRVLNLLASTLGLEVQARTRYWVTLRQKLA, from the coding sequence GTGAGCCGCGACGTCGCCCGCGCTGCCGCCCAATGGCTGGCGCTGCTGGAGTCCGGTGCGGCCACCGAGCGCGATCACGCCGCCTTGCAGCACTGGCGCGACAGCCATCCGCAGCACGAACAGACCTGGCAGAAAGCCCAATCCCTGCGCCAGCGTTTCAGCAGTTTGCCCCAGGCCCTGGCAATGGCCAGCCTCGACCGCCCGCAACCTGGGCGGCGTGCGGTGCTCAAGCGCGCATTGGGCGTGGCGGCGCTGGTGCCGACCGCATGGCTGATCAGCCGCCAGTTGCCTATCGAGGCCTGGCGTGCCGACCTGCACACCGCCACCGGCGAGCGCAAGCGCGTGCCGCTGGCTGACGGCGCCAGCCTGCAACTCAACACCGCCACGGCGGTAGATGTGGACCTGGCACAGCGCCGCATTACCTTGCTCGATGGTGAACTGGCGTTGACCGTGCCGGGCACGGCGGCGATGACCGTGCACACCCGCTACGGTGAACTGCGGCTGAGCCAGGCTGAACTGTGCGTGCGGCAGCTGGCGTCCGGTTGCCTGGTGTCGGTGCTCAAGGGCGCAGTGCAGGTGCGGGATCTGAATGGCCAAATCGCGACCTTGCAGGCCGGGCAACAAGCGCCGCTCAAGGTCAGCGGGCTGGGCGCCTGGGTACCCTTTGATGTGCTGCAACTGGGTTGGCGCGACGGTGTGTTGACCGCGCAGAATCAGCCGTTGGGGGATTTTCTGCGGGAGTTGGAGCGCTATCGTCCGGGTGTGTTGCGCTGGGAGCCTCGTCTTGAGGCGATGCGGGTGACCGGCAGTTTTCGCCTGGACGATACAGATCGCGTCCTCAACCTGCTGGCCTCGACCCTGGGGTTGGAGGTGCAGGCGCGGACGCGCTACTGGGTGACCTTGCGTCAGAAACTGGCGTGA
- a CDS encoding ABC transporter ATP-binding protein, which yields MNMQPLLDIHVARKSFADTTVLNDVRLALQPREAVSLLGPSGCGKSTLLRIVAGLETDFQGQLRSPDGEVAFVFQEPRLMPWLTVEQNIGFSDDRHYDKGWVTQLIEEVGLTGFAQALPKALSGGMAQRVAIARGLYSRPQVLLLDEPFSAVDAFTRMKLQDLLLQLAEHHAIALLLVTHDVDEALYLSDRVLVMGNRPSSIRQELAVDLPHPRDRRDPLLAQLKALALTELQRAHVI from the coding sequence ATGAACATGCAGCCGTTATTGGACATTCACGTCGCGCGTAAAAGCTTCGCCGACACCACCGTACTCAACGACGTGCGCCTGGCTCTGCAACCGCGTGAAGCCGTCAGCCTGCTGGGCCCCAGCGGTTGCGGAAAAAGCACCTTGCTGCGCATCGTCGCCGGGTTGGAAACCGACTTCCAGGGCCAGTTGCGCAGCCCCGACGGCGAGGTGGCGTTTGTGTTCCAGGAGCCTCGGCTGATGCCCTGGCTCACCGTGGAGCAGAACATCGGCTTCAGCGATGACCGCCATTACGACAAGGGCTGGGTCACGCAGTTGATCGAGGAAGTCGGCCTCACGGGCTTCGCCCAGGCGCTGCCCAAGGCGTTGTCCGGCGGCATGGCGCAACGGGTGGCTATCGCACGCGGCCTGTATTCACGCCCGCAGGTGCTGTTGCTCGATGAACCGTTCAGCGCGGTGGATGCGTTTACCCGCATGAAACTGCAGGACTTGCTGCTGCAACTGGCCGAACACCATGCCATTGCGTTATTGCTGGTGACCCATGATGTAGATGAGGCGCTGTACCTGAGTGACCGCGTGCTGGTGATGGGCAACCGGCCGAGCAGCATTCGCCAGGAACTGGCGGTAGATCTGCCGCACCCTCGGGACCGGCGCGATCCGCTGCTGGCGCAGCTCAAGGCCTTGGCCCTGACCGAGTTGCAGCGGGCGCATGTGATATAA
- a CDS encoding ABC transporter permease gives MTSKSQALPLPVPVAVNRSAWPRRLKGLVLPAAILLILEVVVRVGWLPSYQMPAPSEIAVTLGELAEGALWKHISASLGRVLLGFAIGASLALVFAAWVGLSREAEAYLEPTFAGLRSIPSLAWVPLLLLWLGIDETSKIVLIAIGAFFPVYLNGVAAIRDIDRKLVEVGQMYGFSRRRLVRRILLPAALPGLFTGLRSGLSLAWMFLVAAELIAATKGLGYLLSDGRETSRPDIVLAAIIVLALLGKLTDGLLAALEKRCLVWRDTFTGQEQ, from the coding sequence ATGACCAGCAAAAGCCAAGCATTGCCCCTTCCCGTGCCGGTCGCGGTCAACCGCAGCGCCTGGCCCAGGCGGCTCAAGGGCCTGGTGCTGCCGGCCGCGATCTTGCTGATCCTCGAAGTCGTGGTGCGCGTGGGTTGGCTGCCGTCCTACCAGATGCCGGCGCCGAGCGAGATCGCCGTTACCCTCGGCGAGCTGGCCGAAGGCGCGCTGTGGAAACACATCAGCGCCAGCCTGGGACGAGTGCTGCTGGGCTTTGCCATTGGCGCCAGCCTCGCACTGGTGTTCGCCGCCTGGGTCGGTTTGAGCCGAGAAGCCGAGGCGTACCTGGAGCCGACCTTCGCCGGCCTTCGTTCGATCCCAAGCCTGGCCTGGGTACCGCTGTTGCTGCTGTGGCTGGGCATCGATGAAACCTCAAAGATCGTGCTGATCGCCATTGGCGCGTTTTTCCCGGTGTACCTCAATGGTGTCGCGGCGATTCGCGATATCGACCGCAAGTTGGTGGAAGTCGGGCAGATGTACGGTTTCAGTCGGCGCCGCCTGGTGCGGCGCATCCTGCTGCCCGCCGCCCTGCCCGGCCTGTTTACCGGTTTGCGCAGTGGCTTGAGCCTGGCATGGATGTTCCTGGTGGCTGCCGAATTGATTGCGGCCACCAAGGGCTTGGGTTATCTGCTCAGCGATGGGCGAGAAACGTCGCGGCCCGATATCGTGCTGGCGGCGATCATCGTGTTGGCGTTACTGGGCAAGCTCACCGATGGCCTGCTGGCGGCGCTGGAGAAACGCTGCCTGGTCTGGCGCGACACGTTTACCGGCCAGGAGCAATGA
- a CDS encoding aliphatic sulfonate ABC transporter substrate-binding protein, producing the protein MKPFTLRLLGACALVLSLQPLVQAAETAPAEVNLDYAYYSPVSLVLKHFGWLEQSLPNTKVGWVLSQGSNRSLEYLNSGGVDFASSASLSAVLSRANGSPIKSVYVYSRAEWTALVVRKDSPLNSVADLKGKKIAATKGTDPYLFTLRSLQQAGLKKDDVELVHLQHPDGRTALEKGDVDAWAGLDPHMAASEIQAGSRLLYRNKDFNSYGVVSVTEQFAKAHPQTITTVLGAYEKARDWAVKHPDEFAKLLADESGLPLAVAKLQLSRTDLSTPFLSSKDVVASKAAAPILVSEELVRRGVNVDQVIDQLIDTSFGH; encoded by the coding sequence ATGAAACCCTTCACCCTTCGCCTGCTGGGCGCCTGCGCCCTGGTCCTGAGCCTGCAACCGCTGGTCCAGGCCGCTGAAACCGCACCTGCCGAAGTCAACCTCGACTACGCCTACTATTCGCCGGTCAGCCTGGTGCTCAAGCATTTCGGTTGGCTGGAACAATCCCTGCCGAATACCAAGGTCGGCTGGGTCTTGAGCCAAGGCAGCAACCGCTCGCTGGAGTACCTCAACAGCGGCGGCGTGGACTTCGCCTCGTCCGCCAGCTTGTCTGCCGTGTTGAGCCGGGCCAACGGCAGTCCGATCAAATCGGTGTATGTCTACAGCCGCGCCGAATGGACCGCCCTGGTGGTGCGCAAGGATTCGCCGCTCAACAGCGTCGCCGATCTGAAAGGCAAGAAGATCGCCGCCACCAAAGGCACCGACCCGTACCTGTTCACCCTGCGTAGCCTGCAACAGGCAGGACTGAAAAAGGACGACGTGGAGCTGGTGCACCTGCAACACCCGGACGGCCGCACCGCCCTGGAAAAAGGCGACGTAGACGCCTGGGCCGGCCTCGACCCGCACATGGCCGCCAGTGAAATCCAGGCCGGTTCGCGCCTGTTGTACCGCAATAAGGACTTCAACAGCTACGGCGTGGTCAGCGTCACCGAGCAGTTTGCCAAGGCGCATCCGCAAACCATCACCACAGTGCTCGGCGCCTATGAAAAAGCCCGCGACTGGGCAGTGAAGCACCCGGATGAGTTCGCCAAACTGCTGGCGGATGAATCCGGCCTGCCATTGGCGGTGGCCAAGCTGCAACTGTCGCGCACCGACCTGAGCACACCGTTCCTGAGCAGCAAGGATGTGGTTGCATCCAAAGCGGCGGCGCCGATTCTGGTGTCTGAAGAACTGGTGCGCCGTGGGGTGAATGTGGACCAAGTGATCGACCAGTTGATCGATACCTCGTTCGGCCACTAA
- a CDS encoding TOBE domain-containing protein, whose translation MTIKAINVRNQFKGVIKEILLGEVVSEIDVQTASGIVTSVITTRSVRDLELKIGSEVIAFVKSTEVSIAKL comes from the coding sequence ATGACCATTAAAGCGATCAACGTGCGCAACCAGTTCAAAGGCGTGATCAAGGAAATTCTGCTGGGGGAAGTGGTGTCGGAAATCGACGTGCAAACCGCGTCGGGCATCGTGACGTCGGTGATCACCACCCGCTCGGTGCGTGACCTGGAATTGAAAATCGGCAGTGAAGTGATTGCCTTTGTGAAGTCCACCGAAGTGTCCATCGCCAAGCTGTAA
- a CDS encoding PatB family C-S lyase: MSFDFDTIHPRLGTGSTKWNRYPADVLPMWIADMDIAAPPAVLQALHERLDQQILGYSVAGPDVREAIIADLWAKYAWRVQPEDLLFLPGVEPGFNMALHAFVQPGQPVVLQTPNYRPIRLAPGHWNLPRIEVPFELIDAEYITPMPLMRQALTGAGALLLSNPHNPMGKVFPREELLAVATACLDNGALIISDEIHAELCFDGRRHIPTASLSPEIAQRTITLMSASKAYNVAGLKTCFAVIQNTEIRERFNHARCGMVDSVSPLGLEATRAAYSQCGDWLDALKVYLQANRDYLLDAVQTRLPGVVMHAPQGTFLAWLDCSALGLDDPQQFFLEQAKVGLSAGIEFGDDSQQFVRLNFGCPRAMLQEGLQRMERSLRNR, from the coding sequence ATGAGCTTTGATTTCGACACGATCCACCCCCGCCTCGGCACCGGCAGCACCAAGTGGAACCGCTACCCGGCCGATGTGTTGCCGATGTGGATCGCCGACATGGACATCGCTGCGCCGCCCGCCGTGTTGCAGGCCCTGCATGAGCGCCTGGACCAGCAGATCCTCGGCTACAGCGTGGCTGGCCCGGATGTGCGCGAGGCCATCATCGCCGACCTGTGGGCCAAGTACGCCTGGCGCGTGCAGCCTGAAGATCTGCTGTTTCTGCCCGGCGTCGAGCCTGGCTTCAACATGGCGTTGCACGCCTTTGTACAGCCAGGCCAGCCGGTGGTATTGCAAACCCCCAACTATCGGCCGATTCGCCTGGCACCGGGGCACTGGAACCTGCCGCGCATCGAAGTGCCGTTCGAGTTGATCGACGCTGAATACATCACGCCCATGCCCCTCATGCGCCAAGCCTTGACCGGCGCCGGCGCACTGCTGCTGAGCAACCCGCACAATCCCATGGGCAAGGTCTTCCCCCGTGAAGAACTGCTGGCCGTGGCCACTGCCTGCCTGGACAACGGCGCGCTGATCATCAGTGACGAGATCCACGCCGAGTTGTGCTTCGATGGCCGCCGCCACATCCCCACCGCCAGCCTCAGCCCGGAAATCGCGCAACGCACCATCACCCTGATGTCGGCGAGCAAGGCCTATAACGTCGCCGGTTTGAAGACCTGCTTTGCAGTGATCCAGAACACCGAGATCCGCGAGCGGTTCAACCACGCCCGTTGCGGCATGGTCGACAGTGTCAGCCCCTTGGGCCTGGAAGCCACCCGCGCAGCCTACAGCCAGTGCGGCGACTGGCTCGACGCATTGAAGGTGTACCTGCAAGCCAACCGCGATTACCTGCTCGATGCCGTGCAGACACGCCTGCCCGGCGTGGTGATGCATGCACCGCAAGGCACCTTCCTGGCGTGGCTCGATTGCAGCGCCCTGGGCCTGGATGACCCACAGCAATTTTTCCTCGAACAGGCCAAGGTAGGGTTGAGTGCGGGGATCGAATTTGGCGATGACAGCCAGCAGTTCGTGCGCCTGAATTTCGGCTGCCCGAGGGCGATGCTGCAAGAGGGTTTACAGCGCATGGAACGCAGTTTGCGCAACCGCTGA
- a CDS encoding MFS transporter yields the protein MPIANAAPATTVADPVNTLYHKITWKLIPFLCFCYLAAYLDRINIGFAKLQMLDQLQFSETAFGLGAGLFFVGYIIFEVPSNLVLERVGAKIWIARIMITWGLLSACTMLVTSTTQFYILRFLLGAAEAGFLPGVLYYLTTWFPTHRRGRIIALFMIGLPLSSVIGGPLSGWIMGHFDHIGGLRGWQWLFLIEAVPSVLLGVLTFWALPNSYQQAKWLSDEEKALLESELRKDDAESTGSKHSLRDGFFNLKVWMLGGIDFSILLSAYAMGFWMPTFIRNAGVTDTFHIGVLTALPSVAALLGMLLISASSDKHRERRWHIIVPFFIGAAAMATSTFFTHNVAATVALFAIASAAIIGAVPVFFSLPATFLKGTAAATGFALACSVANIAGLVSNSLMGVAIDITGSSAGALWFFAGCLILSSLLVIALPAKLVNR from the coding sequence ATGCCCATTGCGAATGCAGCGCCCGCGACCACGGTCGCCGACCCGGTCAACACGCTTTACCACAAGATCACCTGGAAGCTGATTCCCTTCCTGTGCTTCTGCTATCTGGCTGCGTACCTGGACCGGATCAACATCGGCTTCGCCAAGCTGCAGATGCTCGATCAACTGCAATTTAGCGAAACCGCGTTCGGCCTCGGCGCCGGCCTGTTCTTTGTCGGCTACATCATCTTTGAAGTGCCAAGCAACCTGGTACTGGAGCGGGTCGGCGCGAAGATCTGGATCGCGCGCATCATGATCACCTGGGGCCTGCTGTCGGCCTGCACCATGCTGGTCACCTCCACCACTCAGTTCTACATTCTGCGTTTCCTGCTCGGCGCCGCCGAGGCTGGCTTCCTGCCGGGTGTGCTGTATTACCTGACCACCTGGTTTCCCACCCACCGCCGCGGGCGCATCATCGCGCTGTTCATGATCGGTCTGCCGCTGTCCAGTGTGATCGGCGGCCCGCTGTCCGGCTGGATCATGGGTCATTTCGACCACATCGGCGGCCTGCGCGGCTGGCAGTGGTTGTTCCTGATCGAAGCGGTACCCAGCGTGTTGCTCGGTGTGCTGACCTTCTGGGCACTGCCCAACAGTTACCAGCAAGCCAAATGGCTGTCGGATGAAGAAAAAGCCTTGCTGGAAAGCGAATTGCGCAAGGACGACGCCGAGAGCACTGGCAGCAAGCACAGCTTGCGCGACGGTTTCTTCAACCTCAAAGTGTGGATGCTCGGCGGTATCGACTTCTCGATCCTGCTCAGCGCCTACGCGATGGGTTTCTGGATGCCGACCTTTATCCGCAACGCCGGCGTCACCGACACCTTTCATATCGGCGTACTCACCGCGCTGCCAAGTGTGGCCGCGTTGCTGGGCATGCTGCTGATCAGCGCCAGCTCCGACAAACACCGCGAACGCCGCTGGCACATCATCGTGCCGTTTTTCATCGGCGCGGCAGCGATGGCCACCAGCACCTTCTTTACCCATAACGTCGCCGCCACCGTGGCCCTGTTTGCCATTGCATCGGCGGCGATCATTGGCGCCGTACCGGTGTTTTTCAGCCTGCCGGCGACCTTCCTCAAAGGCACCGCAGCGGCCACCGGTTTTGCCCTGGCGTGCTCGGTGGCGAATATCGCCGGGCTGGTGAGCAACTCGTTGATGGGGGTGGCGATTGACATCACTGGCAGCAGCGCTGGCGCCCTGTGGTTCTTTGCCGGCTGCTTGATTCTCAGCAGTTTGCTGGTCATCGCCTTGCCGGCGAAACTGGTCAACCGTTAA
- a CDS encoding N-carbamoylsarcosine amidohydrolase translates to MNDQSADANYQGVWGNRIGFGKKAALLMIDFMQGYTTEGAPLFAPGVVSAVAESVELLACARQHGIAVVHTNIRYHPGHFVDGGIWVKKAPVMKDMVEGNPLAAFCAEVLPLTDEVVITKQYASAFFGSSLASMLHAQGIDTVVLAGCSTSGCIRATAVDAVQHGFRTIVVRECVGDRHPAPHEANLFDIDSKYGDVVGKQEAMSQFREQ, encoded by the coding sequence ATGAACGACCAATCCGCCGACGCCAACTACCAAGGCGTCTGGGGCAACCGCATCGGCTTCGGCAAAAAGGCCGCACTGCTGATGATCGATTTCATGCAGGGCTACACCACCGAAGGCGCGCCGCTGTTTGCACCGGGCGTGGTCAGCGCCGTGGCCGAAAGCGTCGAATTGCTGGCCTGCGCACGGCAGCACGGGATTGCGGTGGTGCACACCAATATCCGCTACCATCCCGGCCATTTCGTCGATGGCGGGATCTGGGTCAAGAAGGCCCCGGTGATGAAAGACATGGTCGAAGGCAACCCGCTGGCGGCGTTCTGCGCCGAGGTACTGCCGTTGACCGATGAAGTGGTGATCACCAAGCAGTACGCCAGCGCGTTTTTCGGCAGCAGCCTGGCCTCGATGCTTCATGCACAGGGCATCGACACCGTGGTGCTGGCTGGCTGCTCCACCAGCGGTTGCATCCGTGCGACGGCGGTGGATGCCGTACAACACGGGTTCCGGACCATCGTCGTGCGTGAATGCGTCGGCGATCGACACCCGGCGCCCCATGAAGCCAACTTGTTCGACATCGACAGCAAGTACGGCGACGTGGTGGGCAAGCAGGAGGCAATGAGCCAATTCAGGGAGCAATAA